The Halichoerus grypus chromosome 14, mHalGry1.hap1.1, whole genome shotgun sequence genomic interval TTCTATTCTGTTacatcgatctatgtgtctgctttttgCCAGTAAAGGGGAAATTggatttctctgtattatttcttacaattgcatgtgactctataattatctcaaaagaaaaagtttaatgaaaagaaaaagttgatcTGTGTGTTGAGAAGCTAAATGGGGGCTGCTGTGTGGAACCAAGGCTATTTCTCAGCCACCAGCATCCACTTCCTCTGGTCTTGGTTGGAGCACTGTGGTTTCTTTTTAGAAACTTGTTTCTTCCCCATTGCATGCAATCTTGGGGGGGCTATAATTAAGATGCCTAGTCCTCCCTTAGACATGGGATAAAATATCGATAGACACTGTCTTCCAGGTTTTTAAATCTGGAAGCAGAATGATGCAAGGATGAAAGAAACAGTGTGAATTCTTCATTCCAGCAACTGAGCCCTGACAATATTGCCTAATAGTTCCTGCTACTTAGATCCCAGATTTGCCCTGGATTCCAGTTGTTTCGGTCCTGACATCTGTTTCTTCAACATTGCTATCAACTTTGTCAAcgtcccaaatgtctttgccaaaatcctgtttttaagaaaatgaattcagtTGGTTTGGGTTACCTGTCATTTGCTTTTCGAGGAGATCTTACGACTATTTGAGCTATTAATTATTCAGGTTTTACATTGAGTTAGTTTTCTTAATCTTTGCATGGACTAAATTAGAGTTCCCCATCTCCAAATTTTTATCTTTGGGAAGGGCAACAAGTGTTCAAGACTCTTTCAGGTAGAAGTTACTGTGAAAGGAAATGCAGTGATCTATTTAAACCATTTAACAATGCTTAACATATTCCAAGTTGTTGACGAATTCCAccaaggtgatgatgatgatggtgatgatggtttcCTGAATTCTAGAATATCTGAATGAAACGTTGCAAGTAACTTGCCCTTGTTGCTGATAAAGTGGAATGGCCATGTTAATAAGTAGCTGATATACATGTAATTTTCTGGACATTTGAATGCAGATGATAATGATACTAaccatgttggggtgcctgggtggctcagtcattgagggtcagccttctgctcaggccatgatcccagggtcctgggatcgagccccacgtcgggctccctgctcggcagggagtctacttctctctccctctgcctgcctgtctgcctacttgtgatctctctctatctctccatcaaataaataaataaaatctttaaaaaaatgatattaatggtgttataaacattttttctactaaatactttaaaacattCACTGCACTTGCTTGAACATTGATTTATTCACTAAATTCTTTCTTCATATATAGTGTAGAAGGAAAATTCACCTGCCTTGGATGAATTATCACAGCTTATTACttagaaaaagacacagaaaaagatgTAAACATAGATGTGAATATTTCAGCTCCATTTACTCACTTGTAATGTGACCAAAATGAGAGCAACTTTATGCATGGATGTACTTCGCATATTAGAAGAAATGTCAAAATCTAAAGCAATTAGAAGTCTTCATTTGGCTCTGCTGCCCATATTTTTAGTGCAGCACGTGACCTGACTCATTATTCAAGCCCCTGCTGACCCAGTCATTGAGATAATGGGTCAGCAGGTGCTGCAAGtgggcagacaggcaggcatGGGGTAGCGGACGTGACCATGAGCTGGAGGAGCTCAGCCTGGCAAGGTtaccaaaaaattataaaacacaaaaattataaaacaggcACCCTGATGGCTTTAAGGTCCAGAAGCTGTGGAAACACAAAGAGGAAATCCATGTACTGGCTTCTCAGAGGGGACTGGAGGGAAGAGCAGGATTtcaccagacatttaaagaactgggatgggaaggaagagCAGTGCAGGTGGAAGGCGCTGCGTGGTCAAGGAGAGCTCCTCAGAGCAACATCAGGTCATGAGAGTAATGTGTCTGGAGCGCACTGTTCACGGCGGGGAGTGAGAGGTGAGCCTGGAAGTGCTATTCAGGGCCTGTAGCGCAAATGCCGGACACAAAGATTCTGAGGACAGTGAAGGTGTCCTTCAGAATGGGATAAAAGGACAACGAGTCCAGTGCTAACACTGTGATGGACTAAGTAGCCCAACAGTCCTGGACAATTAATCAGAAACCAGTTATGGCTTTACACCATGCAAAACCAAACATTTCCTGCCTATATTGCATAGAGAGTGAGGGATGTTCCCTGCTAGAGTGACGTCACAAGTGCTCACTGCGAATATCTCATCTACTTCTTGTTAAATGGcctggaaatgatttttttttcttctattaatggaTCATTCTGGTGCTACCTAGAAGAtgtgaaatatttggaaattataatggatgtgatataaaatttaaaagtgtgaaattttttttaaagattttactcatttatttgacagagagagagcaagagagcacaaacagagggaacggcagagagagaagcagactccgtgctgagcagggagaccgacgcggggctcgatcccaggaccctgggatcatgacctgagtccaaggcagacgcttaaccgactgagccacctaggcatcccaaaaatgtgaatttttaaaggaCTCATAGTCTCCATAATTTGGAGTACTGAACCAGATGACTACCTTCAATAAATGGCTGACTGaagtaataaatttttaaagaaagatttccCCAAGATGCATAAACATAttgtaaatctttaaaagcaagCATGCTTgcagagtttttattttgtatgaaaTGACTGGGGCACAGAGTTTAGTAGAAACGAGGAGGTCCCTCACATAAACAGGCTTTCCAAACAGAAAAGTCAAATACAGAAGAACAAAGCAGCTTTTCCCCTGAAGGAAAGTGGGTTCCCTCGTCTTCCCCTCTTTTGCTCCTTCCCAGCAGAGGCCTCCCTGGGAGATGTTCTAATGCTCCGCTTTAGAAACACGGGCTAAGTAAAATGTGATATTCTCTCTAAGGATCTAGtaaaacatttattgttttacaaataaagtgTGACGTTGGTTACTAATGGTTCTCCCTCGGCTTTAAAGATGAAAGAATGGTATTTAAATCCTGTGCCAGCTGAGTGCTTTGGAAtaatttacagaagaagaaagcaagacgCCATGGGGGAACAGACTTCCCGGCAGCTCATCCTGAGCTCGGGACGCTCTGTCCACTGGAGCAGCTGTCCCTGTGGCCTTGCCTGAAGCCAGGCTGCAGGTGCGGCGACACGGAGAAGCCGGAGCTCAGGCTTCCCTCTCCCAGCTGTCTTCATGGGGAGACCTGCCGTCGCTTTTTATTTCCACCACGTCAACAAGCACAGATGTTGGTAGTCTTACCGGGGGCACAGCTCTAGGGCCAATGGAAAGATTCTTGGCTACTTTCcacagatttgtttttgtttttgttttttcagagaaAAGGCAGGAATCTGCTCAATATCCTGATACAGATTTCCATTTTTTACAATGTAACTTTTTTTGCCTTGATCTCAAATTTTACCCTAACAAAGTTTCTATTGAGGTAGAATTTTACATAGAGAAATTAATAGGTCTTAAGTATATAGCTGAGTAAGTTTTGAAGAATGTAGGCACCTGTGGAACTACCCcccagatcaagatatagaatttCCCAACATTCTAGTAAGTTTTCTTATGCCCCTTTCCAGACAATAATCCCCCTGCAAGACCACTGTTCTGCTATCTATCAccacagattagttttgccttttgaacttcatataataCAATTATATGTACTTTTTAATATGTACCTTCTTTTGCTTGACATGGTATTTTTAATTtcgggggggagcagagggagagggaaagagcgggctccatgcccagtgtggagtctgacatggggctcgatctcacaaccctgagatcatgacctgagccgagatcatgagttgggtgcttaaccgactgagccacccaggcgccccctgacatAGTGTTTTTAAGAATCGTCTACGTTGGTGCATGTAGAGAAagcttgttctttttaaattgttgagtATGAATGTACGACGGTGTGTTTCTTCATTCTCCTGTGCTTCCCAGTTGGAAGTTATTATGcgtaaagctgctgtgaacattctcaGTTGGGTAGACGTCTGACACTAGAATTGCTGAGTTGGGTGTCAGGTGTGTAGTTACCATTAGAAGGAGCCGGGGAGCCCCTGCCCGGAGAGGCTTACCATTTGCACCAGCACTAGTGATGCTGAGAGTTCCCATGACCCCACGTGTTCATGCACACTCAGGGTTGCACCTCATCAATTTCATCCATGCTGCCGGGTATGAAATGTCAGCTCCCTGTAATCTCCACGGCTTTCAGAGAAGCGTCAGCCGCCTTAGCCCTCGAATGACCTCCTAAATTCTAATAGGCAAATTCTAATAGCCCTCGAATGACCTCCTAAATTCTAATAATCACAGCTATCTGTGATTGAAAATGTGATATTATCTCTAGCATAATGGGTCAAACGTGAGACCGTAGATTGTATTTTAGGTTCTGTGGGCATAGTCCTAGGATAGGTGTGTCTAATTTATCAGTTTGGGAGCATTGTTTAAGAATGATAACCAGATGTAGCTTGGCTTTTTAACATATAGGCTTACTTACCTATACTTTATGGTTCATTTCACTATCTGGTAACCTGGCTCCCAGGAAGTAAAGAAATAAGTAGGGATGGCCTATGTATCAAATTCttgagtaaatattttctgaattaggCAAGACCTTTGGAAGGATTTTCTCTTTGACCTCACAAGAAAGCAGTATGGAATGAGCCCTCCTCTGTGTTAATGCCTGCCATGTAGTGCATTCAGTCCACAAGACTCGTCTGAGGAAAACTGAATCACTGCCCCATGTCCtccatgaggaaactgaggctgagggcactggggagcctgcCGTGGGGGGGGGCAGCCATGAGCTGCGGAATGTCCGTGTTGGCCCCCCCTGACTCCCAGCCGCTGTATGGAATCCCTTTGACCCCTGCCCTCCCCGAGCAGAGAAGTGCTGGAGACCTGGTGTGAGGAGGATCACGGGGGGTCTCATGGGCATGGGTCCAGAGAAGGAGGCTGTGACCCACTGTCTAGATGTGTGGAATCGTGTTCCTAAGGAGAGCAAAACTGGTCGTCAGAGGGAAAATTCATGGTCTCctgatgaacactttttttttttttttttgcttaggaTAGCTGTTTttctaaaacttctaaaattaaaTCTCAAGATAAGCACGTTTGATACTAAGAAACATAATAATCCATAACGCAGAGAGTGGGCAGGTAAAAGCAGTTTCTGCAttccatctttcttccttttgttaaaccatatttttctggaaataaatcatttctgttgttttgagaaAGGCTTGAGAGGGAAGAAGAATCCCTGCTGGGGAAGTCAGGACAGGAGCATTACAAAATGCCAAACCTTCTCTGGACACCCTTCCTATCAGTCCCTTTCCTTGAAAGCACTTGAGCCTTGCACAGCGCGTCCCCTGTTTGGGGAATTGCCAGTCCTTTCCAGATTTTCCAAAATTTAGAGGCATCCCATCCTGAAAAAGTGATAACACATCCCCCTGTGGGCTCTGCTTCCTCCACCTGCCCCACCTTTGCTTGGAATAAACAGGAGCCACCCCTAGGCTAGATTATCCTGTTCTCAGCCCTCGGGGAGATTTTAACCAAAAACTCTAAGACTAAAGGATACGCCGGGTGACGCTGGAAACCCACTTGGGGCTCCCTGTGAGCTTCTTTTATGAACACCTGCCAACACATAAACTCCTGCTAATTAGTTGATCTGGGTCCCCAGGAGGCACGGGACCCCTCTACCGGGCTTTCCCTAGTCCTCTTGCTTGACTTCCCTGGGTCCACTGAGGCAGGCACAACCTCCCCTGGGACAAGTAGGGACCCAACCATCACatgccccagggccccagagctCCAGGGCACAGAGACCCCACCCACAGGCTGGCTTAGCCAATTGCAGTGCAGGTAGGTGTCAGGGGCAGGACTGGCAGGGCCAAACCCCAGGCTTAAATGGGCAGCCTCCCACCCATCACCAGGCCTGCTGGATACCGCCTGACCTGAACCTGTGACTGAGCCTGCACCACTGCACCTGCCTCAGGTGAGATCCCCACCCAGGCATGAAGGGAGGGGTCACCCTTGAAAACACGGGGGGATACCAGCCTTGGGAGCCAGGGGTTTGGGGCTCCCAGGAGGCACTCTTCCAGGGCCTGGCCCCTCCAGGCATGGCAGCTTGACCCCCACACATCAGAATCAGGGCCCGTCACTCCCTGCATTGCCATCTACATGCTCTGGAAGCAGCAGGAGAGtcgcagggcagggagcagggcagcAGGCCCCCAGGACGTGTCACATCCTTAGTCTTCCTCACAGCTTCATGGAAACACTTGGGAGGATAAATGCAATCTTTTTGCTCTACCATAGCGGTTCTAACATCTCAGAAGGATGGATGGCTTTTTAGGTGGTTTGGTCTAATCAGAAACTCATGTGTTTTCCCTTCCTAGGTTTTGGAACATGCATCCTTCTCTCCTCCTGGCTGCCCTTTGCTTGGGAACAACCACAGCTGCCCCACAACGTGACCAGAGCTTAGATGCGCACTGGTCCCGGTGGAAGGCGGCGCACGGGAAGCTGTATGACGAGGTTGGTAACAGCTGAGCTGTCCAGTGAGACCCCCAAGGAATGTTCTGTGCTGGTGGGAGTTCACAGCAGAGAGTAGCTGCTCGAGGCCGCTCTAACCAAGGCGGTAAGCGGGGCACCGTGACTACACAACGATGGGGGCGTATGTCCGGCTGCGTGTTGCTGGAGAGCAGCTCCCGGAGCGTCAGCCCAGCCCTGGTCAGGgtttcccctcctctctgtcaGCACATCCATTTGGTGCAGGTGAGTtggttttaaatagaaataaagatgatagtttatttgtttttctgcagAATGAAGAAGGATGGAGGAGAGCAGTGTgggcaaagaatatgaaaatgattGAACGGCACAATCAGGAATACAGCCAAGGGAAACACAGCTTCACGATGGCAATGAACGCCTTTGGTGACCTGGTGAGGGTGGCATGGATTGCTGAACTTTTGTGCTTCCTCTAagtactttttcaaaaaaatctgcTGCTTGTCaacattctatttccttttccttcaagaCCAGTGAAGAATTCAAACAGGTGTTAAATGACCTTAAAATTCAGAAGCATGAAGAAGGGAACGTGTTCCAAGCACCTCCCTTTGCTGAGACCCCCTCCTCTGTGGACTGGAGAGAGAAAGGCTACGTAACCCCTGTGAAGGATCAGGTGAGACAGTATTCAGCAGGTCCCTCTCCAAGAGTAAAGCCAAAAGGAACCAGTGTCCTTGCTATGGAAGTTGAGGGACCGTGTACAGTTTGTTACGTTTTGAAAGGGATTTCAGATCTAAGGGCTGTTGTCAAAGTCTTGCTATTAATTTTGTAGACTAaaagctttttcattttgttttcagggTCAGTGTCAATCTTGTTGGGCTTTTAGTGCAACTGGTGCTCTTGAAGGACAGATGTTCCGGAAAACTGGCAAACTCGTGTCACTGAGTGAGCAGAACCTGCTGGACTGCTCTCGGTCTCAGGGCAATGAGGGCTGCAGTGGTGGCCTGATGGATTCTGCCTTCCAGTATGTGAAGGACAACGGAGGCCTGGACTCGGAGGAATCCTATCCGTATCTTGCAAGGGTAAGTGGAGTTCCTCATCTTCTATCAAAGTTGAGCATATTCAGTAAAAACAGAGACTACGTTTAGAATACTCATTTTAGATTGTAGGCTCTGTATCTGCAAATGGTCAGAACTGTCATTAAAATGTATTAGCCTGGCACAGTTCTCTGCCTAGAGGGTTACCATATAGCTGTTCCTACTTCTAGGTCACACAGCAACACAAATACCATTTTATATATAGCACAGATCTCCAGAGTGAAAAATCTATGAACAAGTGGACCAAAACTGTGTCTCATTGAATAGATATTTGCtaatttcccaatttcaaaacaaTCAATCACAATTTGCATCTTGAGATGCTTTATAACAAACTTGACTTGGGAATCACTCAGCTGCAAACTCTCTTGAGCTCATGTTCCCCAGGAAGTGGATGGTAATAATCAagtcccttcccctttccctttgaAAGAGTGAATCCTGCAAATACAGGCCTGAGAAATCTGCTGCCAATGTGACCACCTTCTGGCACGTCTTAAACAAGGAGGATGGTCTTATGACCACAGTGGCAAATGTGGGGCCGGTCTCTGCTGCTGTAGATTCAAGCCCGGATTCCTTCCAGTTCTATAAAAAAGGTAAGCGTTGGTCTACATAGAAAATTGAGCAGAAAAAATGGGTAACCAGCCTGACATACAGCAAGATTGACTCTAACTATGTGGAAATCAGGAGAGTGTGGATTTAGCATAGTGGCTCATTTGGTATATTAATCCTTGTTCCTATTGTCACCATTTGACATGACTTGACCCATATCCCCATGATTTTAAGCacttcataaatatatttaaatgactaCATAACTTGACTGGTATAGCTTACTTTACTTTGTTCCAACTGTTGGACCTTGAAAATTTCCAAGGAATTTTACTACTGAAATCAACATTGGAAAGAAACCCTTGGCTCAAGTAATTTTGTGTTCTCTGCTGCTTCCTTAGGCTGACATCACATGGTAGAATGACCAAGTTTCAACAAGTGGTCTTTTATGCCCCTTCACTGTTCTTTACAAAAGAGGTGGTGACAATGCGTATTTCTGCTAATATTAGATGATGTCCGAAATCCCTAACCCACCTAAACAAAAAGATCTGATTTCTAAATCTTATCTGGATTTAAATCACAACTGAATTTTGAGCTGCCTCCTTTACTGTGGTTACTAGGTTATTGTCACATGTTATCATGTCACTTGGATGTTCCACCTCAGCATTGAATTTTACTTTTCCAGGCATTTATCATGATCCAAATTGCAGCAGTGAAAGCCTGAATCATGGTGTTCTGGTGGTTGGCTATGGCTTTGAAGGAGCAGAATCGGATAACAAAAAATATTGGATTGTCAAGAACAGGTATAAagagtgaaaaaatatttatctttgaaattgaAAAGGGAGTCCTTTTTGGAATTAACGTTTAGCTGCAGATCCTCAAACCCTGAACATACTTCTAAAATCCCAAAAGTGTTTATCCCACTGAGGGGGAACAGAGACAATTCATGTGATGACATCAGCAGCTTGCTAGGTTCCTGCTGTAATTTCGCTACCATTGCATTTCTCAACTtgaaaattttcttatttctgaaacACATCTGACCCCAAGAGTTTCCTTTTCCTGCCTCTCATTTTGCACTTCTGTGAAAGGTTTGGGGGTAGAATTGTGTGCTGGGTTAGAACTCAACCATGAATAAGAACGGCCTACCTGGATTCTTCCTGAATCTGTCTTGGCCTCTGGTGCACTCCTCAGTATCAGGTGTGATTGTTCGTGAAAAGAAATGTGTTGGATTGTTTGTAATAAATGGCAAACCCTGTCTCCTTCCAGCTGGGGTACAAACTGGGGCACGGAGGGCTACATGCTGTTGGCCAAGGACCGGGACAACCACTGTGGAATCGCCACCATGGCTAGTTTTCCTGTCGTGTGAGCTAAGGGCGTAAAGAAGACCTTGACTGGGGACAGAATGTccagaaaatgaattttattttaaagctgacCACACCTCATGGTGTGGGATAAAACACTTGAACCACTGAAGACCCAAGTTGTGATTTGATTGTGCGGCATTTTACACTGGGAATGTTACCACTTCGCTCATTACTGCTGTAAACACCTTTGTATGACTGACTTGTCTAATAActtttggattttcattttttaaaaaaatgtatgaagttttacattttaaaaataaaacaacttcaaGGTAGAAGTGAGGTAAAATGTTAATACATTAACCTTTTATAGAGTCAAAATGTGACTGGGCTCTAGGGACATCCGTGGGTGTGCCAGGGGTCAACTGGGAGAATACTGGGTGACCCAAATGTTTTGAGTATAGATGACacccaatgttacattagtttcaggtgcacaagaCAGTAATCTGCCAACCCTACACAGtaagctatgctcaccacagggGTAGCTCTTGTCTGTCAGTCTCACGGTACGAGTACAACGTGCTTACAGCACCATCGGcgatattccctatgctgtgccttttattcctgtgacttattctccataactggaagcctgtaccccCCAGTCCCCTTCACCCctagtaaaaagtaaaaagacatccTTAGCTACACAGATGGGACTTCAAAGCTCAGAAAGCTGGAAATAAACCTTGTGGCTTTTTTACTAATCTACAACCTCAGCCCAAGTTCCACTTAGAATTCCTGCGATTTAAAGCTCCCATACACCTGTTTTCTCTATCCTGTCAATTTCTCACGCATTATTGTCtttgtctaaaatgtataaaaactgccctccccaccccccccaactaacaacaacaacaaaaacctgccTGCCctggtcatttctttgggtctcaa includes:
- the LOC118533991 gene encoding procathepsin L-like; this translates as MHPSLLLAALCLGTTTAAPQRDQSLDAHWSRWKAAHGKLYDENEEGWRRAVWAKNMKMIERHNQEYSQGKHSFTMAMNAFGDLTSEEFKQVLNDLKIQKHEEGNVFQAPPFAETPSSVDWREKGYVTPVKDQGQCQSCWAFSATGALEGQMFRKTGKLVSLSEQNLLDCSRSQGNEGCSGGLMDSAFQYVKDNGGLDSEESYPYLARSESCKYRPEKSAANVTTFWHVLNKEDGLMTTVANVGPVSAAVDSSPDSFQFYKKGIYHDPNCSSESLNHGVLVVGYGFEGAESDNKKYWIVKNSWGTNWGTEGYMLLAKDRDNHCGIATMASFPVV